In Dendropsophus ebraccatus isolate aDenEbr1 chromosome 13, aDenEbr1.pat, whole genome shotgun sequence, the sequence ACATAAACACTTCACCATGCAACCGGGTTATACATTTAGCAAAAATAGTAAATGATAACgctttccctttaaattaaaagaACACAAAAAAATTGCAATACGGAATATTCGAGAACCTTAAGGGATCAGTAGATGACGCCAATTGTGAGAGTGGTTAAGATTGTAAGTGCACATCAGCTATACGGATAGGCCATTGCACCTGTCTATAGATGAGGATCTGTTTCCATGCTGTCCAACATACTGACTTGCTTATGCAATTGGTCTGTATTACAGTCACTGGCCAAAATGATAGTGGAAAGTCATAGCACAGCCATTAATATCCATAAGTGCTTTACGTTCCCAGAAGTCACTTGTACGTGGTGCAGCCTCCTCCCCTAGATCCGTATCTGCTCCTCGCTGTCTGTGTCGAAGGCTGTGCCCGGTGTTGGGAGCTCATCTATAATGCTGTGGGCACATTTTCTCATCTGGCCAAGACTTGATGCTGCCACGTCCACCGCTAGACTGGCTGTGGCCTTCACTTCATCTGAGGTAGCTCCGAGAATAGGGTTGACTTCTACCAGATCAAGAGCTGAAAGCAttcctacaggaggagaaagaaagGTGTGATGTACAGGTGATTGGAAAAAgtgttaccttaaaggggtactccactaaaacataacttctgatgtgttgctgcccatgctaagactgacaattccttccatacttgttatctatttagtctccttcccccagttctgaactgctgctttcggctaaagaaacaaaaatctgtgtgtgagcttttctctctgtctccccctcccttctgaggcgaCTGATGttaacaagttcctggcaggctttagctgcaactttgtagcttctttgtaatgctgtgatGGTTattatgaggtcaagttgctgatgagctcactgtgattattcctcccggcattacaaagaagctacaaatttgcagatacagcctgtcagggacttgtttacatcagctgtctcagaacagagaggggagacagagagaaaagcttacacactgTCTTTTGtgtcttcattagagatgagcgaacctggagcatgctcgagtccatccaaacccgaactttcggcatttgattagcggtggctgctgaagttggataaagccctaaggctatgtgctaatggatatagtcattggctgtatccatgttttccagacaaccttagagctttatccaagttcagtagccccagctaatcaaatgccgaatgttcgggttcggatcgactcgaacccggttcgctcatctctagtcttcatcagaaagcagcagctcagaactgggagaagtagactgaatacataataacaattattgaaggaattgttagtctcactatgggcagcaacatatcaaaagttatgtttgagtggaataccccttttaaaaggGCATTCCAATTCCatgggataggggataacaagtttAACAGTGGAGGTTTGACCATCAATGTAGGGTTAAAGAATATGTAGGGTAGGGTCTAAACAATGGCCTAAGCTATTGATGGGATATATACTCACCAGTATTATGTATTTCTTCTGTTAAGTATATTCCTTCCCTGTATGTTAAGCCACCGATCACTGGGGTTCCTGTGGCTGGTGCCAAGGTTGGATCAAAAGCGTCAATATCAAAGCTTAGGTGAATAGCCCTCTGTCTCCTATAGTGAATGACAtaagaaaaatcattagatcAGTGCTGACCACTTCTGTATAAACAATCCTAAGGATTGGTACAGGCAGCCATTATAGTTCTATAAAGTGTTATGAAACCTTAAAGGGAGTCTTCTCTGATTCGGACAATCACTGCTTATTAAAATCCATTGATGAGAAGTTGATCATAATTTTTCCCTTTGATGGGaaacctgcagcaccaccacaggctaAATTGAGCATTGCAGTATCCATTCACATGAATGGCTTTTCTGTATAGtataggacaggtcctccagagcaagagacacTCTTTCATCACTCTGACCGAAAAATAGGGGTTTTGAACAGAGGCCCTTACCCCTattaaaaaggggtactccgttgaaaatatttttgtttcaaattaactggtgtcaaaaagttatatagatttgtaatttatttctatttaaaaatctaaaattttttggtacatattagctgctgtatgtcctgcaggaagtggtgtattcttttcagtctgacacagtgctctctgctgccacctctgtccatatcaggaactgtccagagcaggagaggttttctatgaagatttgctgctgctctgcacagttcctatcatggacagaggtggcagcagagagcactgtgtcagactgaaaagaatacatcacttcctgcaggacatacagcagctgataagtaccggaagactagagatttttaaatagaagtaaattgcaattctatttaactttctgaaaccagttgatttaaaaaaaaagatttttgccggaaaaaaaccctttaactcagaattcagtgtaaaaaaaaaggctctataataacaccctataatatattataatttttttaaataatgcatACAGCATCTGACCATTGGCCGCTGGGCCTGGTATGTAATATAATTTACTATGTAACAGGTCACATCCACATTTACCTTCCCAGGAGCTGATCGAATGTTCGTTCCATAACCTTATGAATTCCAATGCGATCGATGTGTCTCATTGAGTAGCCTGTGATGTTGTACTTCTTCAGAATGAACCTAGAATAACACAATGTTATATGTTAGACTACAATAGATGAAGGTGGTTTAACATAGAATAAGGTTGGGGGATCCCCATTATTTCCCAATCCCGTAGGTCACAGTGCTCTGCAGATGATCGCATTTCATTGCTCAACTTACTGTTCTGCAGCGTCGAGATCTCGCAGGCCGATGTACACAATATCTGATGTGGAAATACAGGGTTTTACCCAAGAGAAGCCAGGAACTAAAGGCACCTGCAAATAAAAGATCCTGCTTGAGACTTGGTGCTCAATGCCTGCCCTTTAGGGGACGTTTTTATAACGTGGAAGGTCATGTCATGTAACATACCAGGGACACTCAGTATTTTACTCTATAGTGTAAGTGGCAAGCAGAGCAAGGGGTCTATGAGTTCCTATCTGCTGCAATGATCCTGGGGAGTAGTTACTTAAATATTTATGACTTGATACAAGCTATTTCCTGtgcgatttgggggggggggtccaatacTGTTCTactattaaagtgatattgtcactccctttccatataaggagttctcaacaccattcttaaagggattgtttaccaaaaacaattttctttcaaatcaacaagaaggtgccagagatttctaatttacttctacaaaaaaatatatatctagtcttccagtacctatcagctgttgtatgtcctgcaggaaggggtgtactttttccagtctggagagcaggagaggttttctatggggatttgctactgctctggacagttcctgacatggacagaggttgcagctgagagcactgtgtcagactggaaagaataccccaccaccatgttttaataaaagtaaattacaaatctctggcaccagttgatttgaaagaactttttttgtgaacaaccccttttagcTTCTATTCTGGACATTTCgcatcttactgtataaaggatttagTGGTGATTTcgcccctcaaaaatgcatgttatggTGGACAGTGTAGCATGGGCGGGGCTTAACAGCCGTAGTCCCCCATATCCCCTCCTACATTGGCgccgtaggccccgcccctctgtggGGTCATCACCGCCTAAGCTTATCTGCGGCGTCATTGGAATGGGTTACTTAGAGGCCTAGGCCCTGCCCCTCTgatcccgccatcacagagggggtggggcctatgtctCTAGGTCAAGCCATTCCAATGATGCTGCTGAGAGGGCGGGACCTATGcgctgatgacgtcacagaggggctgGTCAATGATGGCAATGTAGGCCATGAAGCCCTGCCCATACGACACCGTCCactaataaaatgcatttttgaggggagaggtC encodes:
- the ARG2 gene encoding arginase-2, mitochondrial, whose product is MSLRSGVLKLFQKTISSTQSVHNNGLHSIAVIGAPFSKGQKWQGVDHGPAAIRNAGLIERLSSIGCNVYDAGDLNLVQVPDDDLYNNTVRYPRTVGLACQKLAKEVNRVIGAGHTCVTLGGDHSLAIGSISGHAQHYPDLCVIWVDAHADINTPLTTESGNLHGQPVSFLVKELQDKVPLVPGFSWVKPCISTSDIVYIGLRDLDAAEQFILKKYNITGYSMRHIDRIGIHKVMERTFDQLLGRRQRAIHLSFDIDAFDPTLAPATGTPVIGGLTYREGIYLTEEIHNTGMLSALDLVEVNPILGATSDEVKATASLAVDVAASSLGQMRKCAHSIIDELPTPGTAFDTDSEEQIRI